A region from the Longimicrobiaceae bacterium genome encodes:
- the msrA gene encoding peptide-methionine (S)-S-oxide reductase MsrA, with amino-acid sequence MAENQTKEVATLGAGCFWCVEAVFDDLRGVEDVVSGYMGGTRPNPTYEQVCGGNTGHAEVVQVTFDPAMVSFREILEVFFTVHDPTTLNRQGADTGTQYRSTVFYHSPEQKATTEQVIREMDAEKIWNAPIVTEVAEASTFYPAENYHQEYFARNPSQPYCQFVVAPKVAKFRKKYVEALKK; translated from the coding sequence ATGGCTGAGAACCAGACGAAGGAAGTGGCTACGCTGGGTGCGGGCTGCTTCTGGTGCGTGGAAGCGGTGTTCGACGACCTGCGCGGCGTGGAGGACGTGGTTTCCGGCTACATGGGGGGCACGCGGCCCAACCCCACGTACGAGCAGGTGTGCGGCGGCAACACCGGCCATGCCGAGGTGGTGCAGGTGACGTTCGACCCCGCCATGGTCTCGTTCCGCGAGATCCTGGAGGTCTTCTTCACCGTCCACGACCCCACGACGCTGAACCGGCAGGGCGCGGACACGGGCACGCAGTACCGCTCCACCGTCTTCTACCACTCGCCCGAGCAGAAGGCCACGACCGAGCAGGTCATCCGCGAGATGGACGCGGAGAAGATCTGGAACGCGCCCATCGTCACCGAGGTCGCGGAAGCATCGACGTTCTACCCGGCGGAGAACTACCACCAGGAATACTTCGCGCGGAACCCGAGCCAGCCCTACTGCCAGTTCGTGGTCGCCCCCAAGGTCGCCAAGTTCCGCAAGAAGTACGTCGAGGCGCTGAAGAAGTAA
- the trxA gene encoding thioredoxin — MRDKQAEPTGEKTMKNTVDVTDATFAQEVEQQEGLTIVDFWATWCGPCRMIAPMLDQIAAEQAGKVKVAKVDSDENQRLAARFNVRSIPMLLFFKDGKVVDQIVGAVPKARIEATLQQHA, encoded by the coding sequence ATGCGGGACAAACAAGCTGAACCCACGGGAGAGAAGACGATGAAGAACACCGTAGATGTGACCGACGCGACGTTCGCGCAGGAAGTGGAGCAGCAGGAAGGACTTACCATCGTGGACTTCTGGGCCACGTGGTGCGGGCCGTGCCGCATGATCGCGCCCATGCTGGACCAGATCGCGGCGGAGCAGGCGGGCAAGGTGAAGGTCGCCAAGGTCGACAGCGACGAGAACCAGCGTCTCGCGGCGCGCTTCAACGTGCGCTCCATCCCCATGCTGCTGTTCTTCAAGGATGGCAAGGTCGTGGACCAGATCGTGGGCGCGGTGCCCAAGGCCCGCATCGAAGCCACGCTCCAGCAGCACGCGTAA
- a CDS encoding RluA family pseudouridine synthase: protein MAEQSRNYQPRRWMEHIVTAEEAGRTVEEIVTGSMSISRRMIQKLTRGQGILLNRRPAFLGKKVREGDTVSARAVVQEEAMLERVKMDLSIVHEDADVLVVDKPPFVLVHPTQPDQTETLAHGIAYHFWQHGISAKVRPVHRLDRDTSGLLLVAKTAFAHQHLDRQLRERELKREYLALVDGTFDEDAGTIDAPIGKHKLLANLRAVRPNAGEPAVTHWRVAERYPRATLLELELETGRTHQIRVHMAHAGHPLLGDRQYGGPPAPGLRRQALHASRLAFTHPTCGERMTFQAPLPEDLARVREGLRRAPA from the coding sequence TTGGCCGAGCAGTCCCGCAACTATCAGCCCCGCCGCTGGATGGAGCACATCGTCACCGCGGAGGAAGCAGGCCGCACGGTCGAGGAGATCGTCACCGGCTCGATGTCCATCTCCCGGCGCATGATCCAGAAGCTCACGCGCGGGCAGGGCATCCTCCTCAACCGCCGCCCCGCGTTCCTGGGCAAGAAGGTGCGCGAGGGCGACACCGTCTCGGCGCGCGCGGTGGTGCAGGAGGAGGCCATGCTGGAGCGCGTGAAGATGGACCTGAGCATCGTCCACGAAGACGCGGACGTGCTGGTGGTCGACAAGCCTCCGTTCGTGCTCGTCCACCCCACCCAGCCGGACCAGACGGAGACGCTGGCGCACGGCATCGCGTACCACTTCTGGCAGCACGGCATCAGCGCCAAGGTGCGGCCGGTGCACCGCTTGGACCGCGACACGTCCGGGCTGCTGCTGGTCGCCAAGACCGCCTTCGCGCACCAGCACCTGGACCGGCAGCTCCGCGAACGCGAGCTGAAGCGCGAGTACCTGGCGCTGGTGGACGGCACGTTCGACGAGGACGCGGGCACGATCGACGCGCCCATCGGCAAGCACAAGCTGCTGGCCAACCTGCGCGCCGTGCGCCCCAATGCGGGCGAGCCCGCCGTCACGCACTGGCGCGTGGCCGAGCGCTACCCGCGCGCGACGCTGCTGGAGCTGGAGCTGGAGACGGGCCGCACGCACCAGATCCGCGTGCACATGGCGCACGCCGGGCATCCGCTGCTGGGCGACCGGCAGTACGGCGGCCCGCCCGCGCCTGGCCTGCGCCGCCAGGCGCTCCACGCGTCGCGGCTCGCCTTCACGCACCCCACGTGCGGCGAGCGCATGACGTTCCAGGCGCCGTTGCCCGAAGACCTCGCCCGCGTTCGCGAGGGCCTGCGCCGCGCGCCGGCCTAA
- a CDS encoding MerR family transcriptional regulator has protein sequence MKVGEVAERTGVSVRSIRHYERAGLLTATRKPNGYREFDGTAVERVRAIRHLLETGFTVEEVLSLSGCLMGAAPDTNCGERTLALYRDKVAKIEQQMRTLQQLKQRIEERICTLEPC, from the coding sequence ATGAAAGTGGGAGAGGTCGCCGAGCGGACCGGCGTAAGCGTGCGCTCCATCCGCCACTACGAGCGCGCGGGGCTGCTCACCGCCACGCGCAAGCCCAACGGCTACCGCGAGTTCGACGGCACCGCAGTCGAACGCGTCCGCGCCATCCGGCACCTGCTGGAGACGGGCTTCACGGTAGAGGAGGTGCTGTCGCTCTCCGGCTGCCTGATGGGCGCCGCGCCGGACACGAACTGCGGCGAGCGCACGCTGGCGCTGTACCGCGACAAGGTCGCGAAGATCGAGCAGCAGATGCGCACGCTGCAGCAGCTCAAGCAGCGCATCGAGGAACGCATCTGCACGCTGGAGCCGTGCTGA